From Camelus ferus isolate YT-003-E chromosome 15, BCGSAC_Cfer_1.0, whole genome shotgun sequence, the proteins below share one genomic window:
- the CENPA gene encoding histone H3-like centromeric protein A, whose protein sequence is MGPRRSRKPETPRRRTASPPPAAPRPRPSLVRRRRHRVLREIRVLQKSTHLLLRKAPFCRLAREICVQFTRGVDFNWQAQALLALQEAAEAFLVHLFEDAYLLSLHAGRVTLFPKDVQLARRIRGIQEGLG, encoded by the exons ATGGGCCCGCGCCGGAGCCGCAAGCCCGAAACCCCAAGGAGGCGCACCGCGAGCCCGCCTCCCGCCGCTCCCCGGCCGCGCCCCTCCTTAG TTCGTCGTCGGAGACATCGGGTACTGAGAGAGATCCGAGTTCTTCAGAAGAGCACACACCTATTGTTAAGGAAGGCCCCGTTCTGCCGCCTG GCAAGAGAAATATGTGTTCAATTCACTCGTGGTGTGGACTTCAATTGGCAAGCCCAAGCCCTGTTGGCCCTACAAGAG GCAGCGGAAGCGTTTCTGGTTCATCTCTTTGAGGACGCCTACCTCCTCTCCTTACACGCCGGCCGTGTTACTCTCTTCCCGAAGGATGTGCAACTGGCCAGGAGGATCCGAGGCATTCAGGAAGGGCTCGGCTGA